The Chryseobacterium indologenes genomic sequence TACCTTGAGTTTATTCTCTGCGACAAACGCATGAATTCTCGCAAAAAGTACCGGCCATACACTAATTTTTTCTTCCAAAACTTTGAAATGTTTAAGATCAATTACGAGTAAAACAGCATCGGTAATCGCCTCTATATCCTCATGAGCCGGCAGCTGATCGGTAAACCCCTGAAAATCCCCGATAAAGCGACCTTCATAGATAAAATAGCGGGTAAAGTCATCTCCCTGCTTGTTATAATACAGTGAACGGAATACTCCATCTTTTACAAAAGCAATCCTTTGGCTGGGCTTTCCGGCTTCTACAAAAGTCTCGCCCTTCCGTATTTTGATTTCCTGAATTCCTGCTGCAATCAGGAGCTGATCACTTTCATTCAGTAATCCGAATTTTTTGATGTAACTAAAAAGTTCTTCCATATTATTTTACCCGTGAATCCGATATATAAAGGTATAAAACTCGCTGACAAAAACAATTGTCATTTGACAACAAAGCCTGCTAAAGATACCACAAAAACCTGTCACGGCATATTAATTGATTGATTTTTAAAAACGTAAGACAATGAAAGCAATATGGAATGGCGCCATTGGCTTCGGTTTAGTAAACATTCCCGTGAAGATTTACTCTGCTACTGAAACCACAAAACTGGACCTAGACATGCTTGATAAATCCGATTTTTCCAATATCCGGTTCAAGCGTGTAAACGAGAATACGGGAAAAGAAGTAAAATGGGAAAATATTGTCAAAGGTTTTCTTATGGATGATAAATATATTGTCCTTGATGAAGAGGATTATGCAGCTGCAAGCCCTGAAAAAACAAAAATACTTTCTATCGATCAGTTTGTAAAAGAATCGGAAGTAGACAGCGTTTATTTTGAAACACCTTATTATCTGGAACCTCAGAAAAATGGGGAAAACGCTTACAGGCTCCTGTTAAAAGCTCTTGAAGAAACCCAAATGGTAGGAATCGGAACTTTTGTACTCCGGGAAACGGAAACCATCGGTATGATTCGACCATATAAAGATAATATCCTGGTTCTGAATCGTCTCAGATTTGATCAGGAAATCAGAGATTACACAGATTTAAAGCTACCCGCACAGAAAGCACCTAAACCGGCAGAGCTCAAAATGGCAGTCAGTCTTATCAAACAACTTTCTCAGGAATTTGATCCTGCCCTATATAAAGATACTTATTCTGATGAACTGATGAAAATCATTAAACAGAAAGCGAAAGGTAAAAATGTAAAAGCTAAAAAAGCAGAGCCTGCAAAAGAGGGTAAAGTAATTGACCTGATGGCGCAACTGAAGGCCAGCTTAAGCAGTTCCAAATCTAAATCCGCATCATAATGGCTCTGAAAGATTATCAACAGAAACGGAAGTTCGATGAAACTTCTGAACCTAAAGGAAAAACAAAGAAGAGCAAAAATAAACTGATTTTTGTGATTCAAAGGCATGCTGCTACCCGACTTCATTATGATTTCAGACTGGAAATGGAAGGAGTACTGAAAAGCTGGGCGGTTCCCAAAGGCCCATCATTAGATCCAAACGATAAACGTCTTGCCATGATGGTAGAAGATCATCCTTATGATTATAAAGATTTTGAAGGAAATATTCCCGAAGGAAACTATGGTGCCGGCCAGGTAGAAGTATGGGATAGCGGAACTTACGAACCTTTAGATGAAAATTCTAAACTCTCTGATGAAAAAGAGCTGTTGAAAGAATTGCATGCGGGATCTTTAAAGTTTGTTCTCCATGGCAAAAAGCTCAAAGGTGAATTTGCTCTGGTTAAAATGAAAAACAGTGAAAATAATGCCTGGCTGCTTATCAAACATAAGGATGAGTTTGCAGAAAGTCCGTATGATGCAGAAGAAAACACTTCACCAAAATCATTGGTCACAAAATTTCTGGAGGAAAAAAAAAGCCTAAAAACAAGCAAAAAAAAGAAGTTGTAGTATCTGAGAAAAAATTCAGGAAATTCAATGATTTAGGCAGTGAAAAAAAAGTAGCAAACTATATTCAGCCTATGCTGGCTAAACTTTCCGGCGAAGCCTTTAATGATAAAGACTGGGTTTTCGAAATAAAATGGGATGGTTACCGTGCCATTGCAGACTTAAGCCACAAACAACCACTCTTCTACTCCCGCAACGGCATTTCGTTTTTATCAAAATTTAAAATCATTACCACTGATTTTGACCGACAGAAATATCAAATGATCCTTGATGGTGAGGTGGTGGCCTATGATCATGAAGGGCGACCAAATTTCCAGCTTTTACAGCAAATTGGGGATAATCCCGGCCTGGCACTTGTTTACCAGGTTTTTGATATTTTATGGCTAAACGGCCATTCTACGGAAGAACTTCCTTTACTTCAACGTAAAGAATTATTGAAAGAAGCACTGGTGGAAACCGATGTTATCAAATATTGTGATCATATTCCTGAAAAAGGGATTGACTTCTTTGAACAAATGAAAAAAATGCAACTGGAAGGAATGATTGCCAAGCGTGCAGACAGCCTGTATGTAGAAAACCATAGAACCAGTGACTGGCTTAAAATTAAATTTACCAATACGGAGGAAGCCATTATTTGTGGATTTACCGAGCCACGAGGTTCAAGAAAAAGCTTTGGTGCGTTGATCCTGGGGAATTATATTGATGGCAGACTGACCTATTGCGGACATACCGGAACAGGATTCAACAACAATTCGCTTCAGGAACTTTATGAGAGGCTTCATCCACTCATCATGAAAACTTCACCTTTTGAAACCATTCCGAAAACCAATATGCCTGTTACGTGGATTAAACCGGAACTGGTTTGCGAAATAAAATACTCTGAAATTACAAAAGACGGTATCTACAGACATCCTGTTTTTATAGCGATACGAGAGGACAAAGAACCGGAGGATATTGTAAATACTGTACATGAACACACCGAAAAATTTAAAAATATGAAAGCTAAAACTTCTTCAAAAAAAGCAGAAACTCATGAAAAAGAGAAGGAAATCACTTTAAACAAACATATCGTCAAACTGACCAATCAGGATAAAGTTTATTTCCCAAAAGACGGTATTACAAAAGGAGATGTAATTGCCTATTATCAATCGGTTGCTACCTATATTTTACCACATTTGAAAAACAGACCACTTTCTCTCAATCGTTTTCCTAATGGAATTGAAGAAC encodes the following:
- a CDS encoding Crp/Fnr family transcriptional regulator, producing MEELFSYIKKFGLLNESDQLLIAAGIQEIKIRKGETFVEAGKPSQRIAFVKDGVFRSLYYNKQGDDFTRYFIYEGRFIGDFQGFTDQLPAHEDIEAITDAVLLVIDLKHFKVLEEKISVWPVLFARIHAFVAENKLKVASIMLNQDAKARYIHFLNHYPGLANRVPQSMLASYLGVTPSSLSRIRRNINE
- a CDS encoding Ku protein; this encodes MKAIWNGAIGFGLVNIPVKIYSATETTKLDLDMLDKSDFSNIRFKRVNENTGKEVKWENIVKGFLMDDKYIVLDEEDYAAASPEKTKILSIDQFVKESEVDSVYFETPYYLEPQKNGENAYRLLLKALEETQMVGIGTFVLRETETIGMIRPYKDNILVLNRLRFDQEIRDYTDLKLPAQKAPKPAELKMAVSLIKQLSQEFDPALYKDTYSDELMKIIKQKAKGKNVKAKKAEPAKEGKVIDLMAQLKASLSSSKSKSAS
- a CDS encoding 3'-phosphoesterase, with the protein product MALKDYQQKRKFDETSEPKGKTKKSKNKLIFVIQRHAATRLHYDFRLEMEGVLKSWAVPKGPSLDPNDKRLAMMVEDHPYDYKDFEGNIPEGNYGAGQVEVWDSGTYEPLDENSKLSDEKELLKELHAGSLKFVLHGKKLKGEFALVKMKNSENNAWLLIKHKDEFAESPYDAEENTSPKSLVTKFLEEKKSLKTSKKKKL
- the ligD gene encoding DNA ligase D, with translation MLAKLSGEAFNDKDWVFEIKWDGYRAIADLSHKQPLFYSRNGISFLSKFKIITTDFDRQKYQMILDGEVVAYDHEGRPNFQLLQQIGDNPGLALVYQVFDILWLNGHSTEELPLLQRKELLKEALVETDVIKYCDHIPEKGIDFFEQMKKMQLEGMIAKRADSLYVENHRTSDWLKIKFTNTEEAIICGFTEPRGSRKSFGALILGNYIDGRLTYCGHTGTGFNNNSLQELYERLHPLIMKTSPFETIPKTNMPVTWIKPELVCEIKYSEITKDGIYRHPVFIAIREDKEPEDIVNTVHEHTEKFKNMKAKTSSKKAETHEKEKEITLNKHIVKLTNQDKVYFPKDGITKGDVIAYYQSVATYILPHLKNRPLSLNRFPNGIEEQSFYQKDAGEHIPDWIKTTQVYSESNDKYIDYIYCNDKATLAYLNNLGCIDLNPWNSSLPDLEHPDYLVLDLDPSKKNTFDDVIETALQVNEVLNSIKIKGYCKTSGSTGIHIYIPMGGNYDFDQVKDFAHILMKQVNERLPKITTLERSLQKRDSNKIYLDYLQNRTGQTLASAYSLRPKEGASVSMPLDWEELKPGIRPADYNIHNSLERIKEKGDLFKPVLGKGIDMMKALELLQNID